ACAAACAAGGCCTTGTCAAACTAATTCTATACATATCGAAACAAATACCTTCTCCAGGTTGAATAAGAAGGAAGTTTTTTCTATTGTCAGTTTTTTGAACAAGGCCCCGCAACAGCAGACTGACCAATCTCCTTCATGGACACCGGAGCGATGATGAACCAACAAACCTGGAACGCCCGCCAATATCAGGATAAAGCCTCTTTCGTTGCCGACCTCGGCACCCCGGTGCTGGAATTACTGAACCCGCAGCCCCATGAAGCGATTTTGGACCTGGGCTGCGGCGATGGCGCGCTGACCGAAAAAATTGCCCAGATCGCCAGCCGGGTGGTCGGCATCGACTCCAGCCCGAGCATGGTTCGGGCCGCCCTGGAAAAAGGACTGCATGCGGAGCTGATGAGCGGTGCGGATATCACTTACCGGAATGCCTTTGACGCCGCGTTCAGCAACGCCGCCCTGCACTGGATCAATGATGCCGCGGCGGTTATCAAGGGAGTTTTCAATGC
This genomic window from Pelobacter seleniigenes DSM 18267 contains:
- a CDS encoding class I SAM-dependent methyltransferase; protein product: MMNQQTWNARQYQDKASFVADLGTPVLELLNPQPHEAILDLGCGDGALTEKIAQIASRVVGIDSSPSMVRAALEKGLHAELMSGADITYRNAFDAAFSNAALHWINDAAAVIKGVFNALKPQGRFVGEFGGHDNIATLVQAMGTVVAQHPEMGPFTNPWFFPRAEEYQQLLERNGFRVDYCELIPRPTPLRSGVREWLKIFANHVIADLPEGGEELFL